From the Brachyhypopomus gauderio isolate BG-103 chromosome 5, BGAUD_0.2, whole genome shotgun sequence genome, one window contains:
- the lingo1a gene encoding leucine-rich repeat and immunoglobulin-like domain-containing nogo receptor-interacting protein 1, which translates to MVAGEASGHSYLVACWQPILILMLGTVLSGSTTGCPSRCECNAQERSVMCHRKKLISVPEGIPSETRLLDLSKNRIKTINPEEFSAFPNLEELELNENTISTIEPGAFNNLYGLRTLGLRSNKLKLIQLGVFTGLSNLTRLDISENKIVILLDYMFQDLYNLRSLEVGDNDLVFISHRAFHGLNSLEHLTLEKCNLTSVPTEAFTHLHNLNALRLRNLNINSIRDYSFKRLYRLKVLEIANWPYLDTMTTHCLYGLNLTSLTITNANLTSIPYVALRHLVYLRFLNMSYNPISIIEGNKLHDLLRLQEFHLVGGRLSMIEPYAFRGLNYLKILNVSSNALTTLEESAFHSVGNLETLVLYDNPLACDCRLLWVFRRRWRLNFNRQQPTCASPEFVQGKEFKDFPDILQPNYFTCRKSRIRDRKAQHKFVDEGTTVNFVCQADGDPAPAIMWLSPQKHFITTKTIGRLTVFPDGTLEVRYAQIHDNGTYVCIASNAGGNDTTLAHLHVHSYSPDWPNQPNKTFAFISNQPNESGANETRATVPFPFDIKTLIIATTMGFISFLGVVLFCLVLLFLWSRGKGNTKHNIEIEYVPRKSDAGLSSGTAEAPRKFNMKMI; encoded by the coding sequence GTAATGTGCCACCGCAAGAAGCTGATATCTGTTCCCGAGGGCATCCCGTCTGAGACCCGACTGCTGGACCTCAGCAAGAACCGCATCAAGACCATCAACCCCGAGGAGTTCTCCGCCTTCCCCAACCTGGAGGAGCTGGAGCTGAATGAAaacaccatctccaccatcgaGCCAGGAGCCTTTAACAACCTGTACGGCTTACGGACTCTTGGGCTGCGCAGCAACAAGCTGAAGCTCATCCAGCTGGGCGTGTTCACGGGCCTCAGCAACCTCACCCGGCTGGACATCAGCGAGAATAAGATAGTCATCCTCCTGGACTACATGTTCCAGGATCTCTATAACCTGCGCTCTCTTGAAGTGGGTGATAACGACCTGGTGTTTATATCCCACCGAGCTTTCCATGGCCTCAACAGCCTGGAACACCTGACCCTGGAGAAGTGCAACCTAACCTCTGTCCCCACGGAGGCCTTCACCCACCTGCACAACCTCAATGCTCTGCGACTTCGCAACCTCAACATCAACAGCATCAGAGATTATTCCTTCAAACGCTTGTACCGTCTCAAAGTCCTGGAGATTGCCAATTGGCCCTACCTAGACACCATGACGACCCACTGCTTGTATGGACTAAACCTCACATCCCTCACGATCACCAACGCAAACCTGACTTCAATCCCTTACGTGGCCCTTCGGCATCTGGTTTACTTACGATTTCTGAATATGTCCTACAACCCCATCTCTATCATAGAGGGAAACAAGCTCCACGACCTGCTGAGACTGCAGGAGTTCCACCTGGTGGGTGGCAGGCTTTCTATGATTGAGCCTTATGCTTTCAGGGGTCTTAATTACCTGAAGATCTTGAATGTGTCCAGTAATGCTCTGACCACTCTGGAGGAATCCGCGTTCCACTCAGTCGGAAACCTGGAGACCCTTGTGCTTTATGACAACCCTCTGGCATGTGATTGCAGGCTTCTCTGGGTCTTCCGCAGGCGCTGGAGACTCAACTTCAATCGCCAGCAACCCACATGCGCATCGCCCGAATTCGTCCAGGGCAAAGAGTTCAAGGACTTTCCCGACATCCTACAGCCAAATTATTTCACATGTCGCAAGTCAAGAATCCGGGACCGCAAGGCTCAGCACAAGTTTGTGGATGAAGGAACTACGGTGAACTTCGTGTGCCAAGCAGATGGGGACCCAGCTCCAGCCATCATGTGGCTTTCCCCTCAGAAGCACTTCATTACCACGAAAACTATAGGAAGGCTTACCGTGTTCCCTGATGGAACACTAGAGGTGCGGTACGCTCAGATCCACGACAACGGGACATATGTGTGCATCGCAAGTAATGCAGGAGGGAACGACACCACTTTGGCTCATCTCCACGTTCACAGCTACTCACCTGACTGGCCTAACCAGCCCAACAAAACCTTCGCCTTCATCTCCAACCAGCCCAATGAGAGTGGGGCCAATGAGACACGAGCCACTGTTCCCTTTCCCTTTGACATCAAGACCCTTATAATTGCCACCACCATGGGGTTCATCTCCTTCCTTGGGGTGGTACTGTTCTGCCTGGTGTTGTTGTTTCTGTGGAGCAGGGGTAAAGGTAACACCAAACACAACATCGAGATAGAGTATGTGCCACGTAAATCAGACGCTGGGCTGAGCAGTGGTACAGCTGAAGCTCCTCGCAAGTTTAACATGAAAATGATTTAA